The Candidatus Zixiibacteriota bacterium genome has a window encoding:
- a CDS encoding dihydrofolate reductase family protein: MRKIIAQEFVTLNGVMQAPGGTEEDKSSGFKYGGWTAPYFYEADDEAGELMQKWLKSTDLLLGRKTFEIFAAYWPKHAHMWPGIMDVSKYCVSTTTEKSDWQNSVFLKNVDDIKKLKKSGEADIQVIGSGNLCQSLLQHDLIDELRLMIFPITLGTGKRLFGEGTIAAAFTLTESLVSSNGVIFAGYKRAGDVMTGTIGG; this comes from the coding sequence ATGAGAAAAATAATCGCCCAAGAATTTGTTACTCTGAACGGAGTGATGCAGGCGCCCGGTGGAACTGAGGAAGATAAGTCCAGTGGCTTCAAGTACGGCGGCTGGACGGCGCCATATTTCTACGAAGCTGACGACGAGGCCGGCGAATTGATGCAAAAATGGTTGAAATCCACGGATCTGCTTCTGGGACGGAAAACATTCGAAATCTTTGCCGCCTACTGGCCAAAACACGCGCACATGTGGCCAGGTATTATGGATGTCAGCAAATACTGCGTCAGCACTACAACAGAGAAATCAGACTGGCAAAACTCAGTGTTCCTGAAAAACGTCGATGACATCAAAAAACTCAAGAAGTCAGGAGAGGCTGATATCCAGGTTATCGGTAGCGGTAACTTGTGTCAATCTCTTCTCCAACACGATCTGATCGATGAACTGCGGCTCATGATATTTCCGATCACACTCGGCACGGGCAAACGTCTGTTTGGCGAAGGCACTATCGCCGCTGCCTTTACTCTTACGGAGAGCCTCGTTTCTTCAAACGGCGTCATTTTCGCCGGTTACAAGCGAGCCGGAGACGTCATGACGGGTACTATCGGAGGTTGA
- the surE gene encoding 5'/3'-nucleotidase SurE, with protein sequence MPKRELRILLTNDDGYFSDGINALFDELSQFATVFIVAPDREQSASSHSLTLNRPLRVHKIDAHRYTTDGTPTDCVMLAMHLIFSKRKPDMILSGINHGANMGDDVTYSGTIAATIEGSILKIPSIAVSMANYEPGMSMAFAAQFVSRVVRAYPALGLTPSTFLNINLPADNGRPYSRYEFTRQGIRQYKDIIVHKRDPRGKPYYWIGGRPKWRRLKGSDFSAVARGIVSITPLRLNFTDQDSLDRFRAGTYKL encoded by the coding sequence ATGCCTAAACGTGAACTCCGCATCCTGCTGACCAACGACGACGGTTACTTTTCCGACGGTATTAACGCGCTGTTCGACGAATTGTCGCAGTTTGCGACTGTCTTCATCGTAGCGCCCGACCGTGAGCAGTCAGCCAGTTCGCATTCCCTGACGCTGAACCGACCGCTGCGAGTACATAAGATCGACGCCCATCGGTACACCACCGACGGCACGCCGACCGACTGCGTTATGCTCGCCATGCACCTGATATTCAGTAAGCGCAAACCCGACATGATATTGTCCGGCATAAACCACGGCGCCAATATGGGTGACGACGTTACCTATTCGGGGACTATCGCTGCCACCATCGAAGGCTCCATCCTCAAGATCCCCTCCATCGCCGTCTCCATGGCCAACTACGAACCCGGGATGTCGATGGCATTCGCGGCCCAGTTCGTCAGCCGGGTTGTCCGGGCCTACCCGGCACTGGGACTGACGCCGAGCACGTTTCTGAACATCAATCTCCCGGCTGACAACGGTCGCCCGTATTCCCGGTATGAATTCACGAGACAGGGGATACGCCAATATAAGGATATTATTGTCCATAAACGCGATCCCCGGGGCAAACCGTACTACTGGATAGGTGGTCGCCCCAAGTGGCGTCGATTGAAGGGCTCGGACTTCTCGGCGGTGGCTCGCGGTATCGTATCGATCACGCCCTTGCGGCTCAATTTTACCGATCAGGACTCCCTCGACCGTTTCCGGGCCGGAACGTACAAGCTGTGA
- a CDS encoding TIGR00725 family protein, whose amino-acid sequence MFGPNNIGSRSILVSCSFHWINLYKKGQFMPASRKPIIAVVGAGKCSRKLRDRAAEVGRYVAEHGGVVVCGGLGGIMEGAAKGAKEAGGTTIGILPTSERSDANDYIDFAIPTGLGEVRNVLVVRTADVVVAFPGKYGTLTEIAYALHAGKPVISINAWRLGDEMTYVEDPVEAARLAMEMAEKRL is encoded by the coding sequence GTGTTCGGCCCGAACAACATCGGAAGCCGCAGTATCCTTGTCTCATGTTCATTTCATTGGATCAACCTGTACAAAAAGGGCCAGTTCATGCCTGCAAGCCGAAAGCCGATCATCGCGGTGGTGGGGGCGGGCAAGTGTTCTCGCAAGCTGCGGGACCGGGCCGCCGAGGTTGGGCGCTATGTCGCCGAACACGGCGGTGTCGTAGTCTGCGGGGGCCTGGGGGGGATCATGGAAGGAGCCGCCAAGGGGGCGAAAGAGGCAGGGGGCACGACCATTGGAATCCTGCCGACCAGCGAGCGCAGCGATGCCAATGACTACATTGATTTCGCCATACCGACCGGGCTCGGCGAAGTGCGCAACGTGCTCGTGGTACGAACCGCCGACGTTGTTGTGGCCTTCCCCGGCAAGTACGGCACACTTACCGAGATTGCGTATGCCCTTCACGCGGGCAAGCCTGTGATCTCGATAAACGCCTGGCGATTGGGCGACGAAATGACGTATGTGGAAGACCCGGTTGAGGCCGCCCGACTTGCTATGGAAATGGCGGAGAAACGCCTATGA
- a CDS encoding acylphosphatase, with the protein MKQTAAAELHITGLVQGVGYRYFCSREASRLGITGWVKNLSDGSVRVMAEGERQDIETLIERLRVGPFGAHVDTIEITWRSPGGCYDTFAITHY; encoded by the coding sequence ATGAAACAAACGGCCGCCGCCGAACTGCATATCACTGGTCTGGTTCAAGGAGTTGGCTATCGATACTTCTGCAGTCGCGAGGCCTCGCGCCTCGGTATCACGGGGTGGGTCAAGAATCTCTCCGACGGTTCGGTGCGCGTCATGGCGGAGGGAGAGAGACAAGATATCGAGACGCTGATAGAACGACTCCGCGTTGGTCCGTTTGGCGCCCACGTCGACACCATTGAAATCACCTGGCGGTCGCCTGGCGGTTGTTATGACACATTCGCAATCACCCACTACTGA
- a CDS encoding adenine phosphoribosyltransferase — protein MEYLKSYIREVPDFPKKGILFYDITTLMENPTGFKTALDEMEKYVRSVKADKIVAIESRGFIFGAALADRLALPFVSARKPGKLPARTISQEYALEYGTDRLEMHADSVNAGERVVVVDDLIATGGTLKAVCAMVERLGGEVAGISSVIALTFLPFEATLSGYDLNYLISYDSE, from the coding sequence ATGGAGTATCTCAAATCGTATATACGCGAGGTCCCGGACTTCCCCAAGAAGGGAATCCTCTTCTATGACATCACCACGCTGATGGAGAATCCCACGGGCTTTAAGACGGCACTTGATGAGATGGAGAAGTACGTACGATCCGTGAAGGCCGACAAAATCGTGGCGATAGAATCGCGCGGATTTATCTTTGGTGCAGCGCTGGCGGATCGTCTCGCCCTTCCGTTTGTGTCGGCTCGGAAACCGGGGAAGCTGCCCGCCCGTACGATATCCCAGGAGTACGCGCTCGAATATGGCACTGACCGGCTCGAAATGCACGCGGATAGCGTGAACGCCGGTGAACGGGTGGTGGTGGTCGACGATCTGATTGCGACCGGCGGTACGCTGAAAGCCGTCTGCGCTATGGTGGAGCGTCTCGGCGGTGAGGTGGCCGGTATCTCGTCCGTCATCGCGCTCACCTTTCTCCCGTTCGAGGCGACTCTCTCCGGCTACGATCTGAACTACCTGATATCGTACGACAGCGAGTAA